In Lepus europaeus isolate LE1 chromosome 23, mLepTim1.pri, whole genome shotgun sequence, a single genomic region encodes these proteins:
- the LOC133752023 gene encoding LOW QUALITY PROTEIN: ret finger protein-like 3 (The sequence of the model RefSeq protein was modified relative to this genomic sequence to represent the inferred CDS: deleted 1 base in 1 codon), whose product MPVTICDVSPLMTGIKAAVSWSRSRVTITLWLDSLSLLSANSHSLPCAFPPAADMAELLQKMCRCLSCPAYLEQPLSLECGCSFCHDCVRSLPQEPHGEGLVCSFCSKVSRKNHLRPNRHLGQLVSKVKELEPQLRAILQMNPRMRRFRVDVTLDADTANNFLLLSDDLRSIWCGPIRQNRPALPSRFDLSICVLGTPRFISGRHYWEVDVGSSTEWDLGVCRDSVCRQGRIQLSLEQGFWTVSRSARGFLWASTQPHIPLCANSLLRRVGVFLDMDVGDVSFYCIEHEAHVFTFTGLPAGEPLRPFFALSIPPNGVQGALSICSVVPLGAAGPSDQRREDR is encoded by the exons ATGCCAGTGACGATCTGTGACGTCAGCCCTCTGATGACCGGCATCAAGGCCGCCGTCTCCTGGTCTCGCTCCAGGGTCACGATAACTCTGTGGCTGGACAGCTTGTCACTGCTGTCGGCCAACAGTCACTCACTCCCGTGTGCGTTTCCCCCTGCAGCGGACATGGCTGAACTATTGCAAAAGATGTGCAGATGTCTCTCCTGCCCGGCCTATCTCGAGCAACCGCTGAGCCTGGAGTGTGGCTGCAGCTTCTGCCACGACTGCGTCCGCTCACTGCCGCAGGAGCCCCACGGGGAGGGCTTGGTCTGCAGCTTCTGCTCCAAGGTCTCCCGGAAGAACCACCTCAGGCCCAATCGGCATCTGGGGCAGCTGGTGTCGAAGGTGAAGGAGCTGGAGCCCCAGCTGAGAGCCATTCTGCAGATGAATCCCCGGATGCGGAGGTTCCGAG TGGACGTGACCTTGGACGCAGACACGGCCAacaacttcctcctcctctcgGATGACCTCAGGAGCATCTGGTGCGGGCCCATCAGGCAGAATCGGCCAGCGCTCCCTTCGAGGTTCGACTTGTCCATCTGTGTCCTGGGCACCCCTCGGTTCATCTCCGGCCGCCACTACTGGGAGGTGGACGTGGGGTCGAGCACAGAGTGGGACCTGGGGGTTTGCAGGGATTCCGTTTGCCGACAAGGGCGGATCCAGCTCTCCTTGGAGCAGGGCTTCTGGACTGTGAGTAGAAGTGCCAGGGGCTTTTTGTGGGCCAGCACCCAGCCTCACATTCCCCTCTGCGCAAACTCCCTCTTACGCCGAGTG GGGGTCTTCCTGGACATGGATGTGGGGGACGTCTCCTTTTACTGCATCGAACACGAAGCCCACGTCTTTACCTTCACGGGACTTCCTGCGGGGGAGCCGCTGCGCCCGTTCTTTGCTCTCTCAATCCCACCTAATGGGGTTCAGGGCGCCCTGAGCATCTGCTCCGTTGTGCCCCTGGGAGCTGCTGGCCCCTCCGACCAGCGGAGGGAGGACAGATAA